The segment CGCGGCCCAGAGGGGTGGTGTTGAAGTAGGTGATACCGCCGGTGGAGATGTGGAAGGCGCCGGACTGGATAGCGGCAATGCCTTCGTTGGCCAGCTGAGGGCGGCAGTCGATCAGGCGGGCCTTTTCAGCGCCGTATTCCATCGCCTTGCGAGGAATTTCGTCGTAATCGGCTTCGTCGGGCTGGCCCAGATTGGCGGTGTAAGCGTAGGGCAGGGCGCCCTTGTTCTTCATCCAGCGCAGAGCGGCGGAAGTGTCCAGACCGCCGGAGAAGGCGATGCCGACCTTTTGGCCGACAGGAACATTTTGCAGAATGGTTTCCATGAGATTACTCTTTAAAGTGATAGCGGAAAGTCCAATATGTATAAGGACTTGCGGCTAAAAAGGCTTGAAATTCTGGAGGCTGGCAGCACACTGCTGCTAAAACTCTAATTAAGCGTAATGGCAGATGTAGTGGTAAGCCTCAGTCACGCGGATGTCGAACTTGGAGTTCGCGGCGATATGAAAGCTTTCACCAGCTGCAGACTTCTTCCACTCATCGCTGCCGTCGAGCTTGTACTCGCAAGAGCCACCCACGCATTCCATGATTTCAGCAGCAGCGGTGCCAAAAGTCAGGGTTGCGGGCAATACCACGCCGACCGACTTCTTGGTGCCATCCGCCAGTGTGAAGCTGTGGCTGACGCACTTGCCGTCAAAGTAAACATTGGCTTGAGTGGTGAGGCTGACGTTGGCAATGGTTTCGGTGGTCATGGCAGAAGTACGCTGAGAGTGGTCGAAGATCAAAACCTCTGATTTTAGGCTACGAGATTTGTATGTGTGCGAATGCTTGGCAAAGGCAGAAAAAACAAGAGCCCCGAATTGGGGCTCTTGATCAGCATTCACTTATTTTTCAACGCTCTTAAGAGACTTAGCGGCGCCAGCCATGTCCGCCATAACCGTGGCGGTATCCGCCATAACCGCCGTAACCACGGTAGTAGTGGCTTTGCCTTGTGGCGTAGTAAGCGCCTGCACCGATGACTGCACCGAGCAGCAGTGGGCCGACAAAGTCAGTTGCTGAATAGCTGGAGCTGGAAGAGTACGTGGGCGTTACCGGCTGGGGAGCGTAATAGCCGCTTTGGTAACTATTTTGATAGCCCGTTTGGTAAGTGTTGGGGTAGCTCGTTGTGTAGCTGCCCTGATTGTCTTGTGGGTAGCTGGTCGAATAAGCGCCTTGCATCGGGGCTTGGTTGCTGTTGTAACCGTTGCTGTTGTAGGCAGCAGAGTTGTAACTAGTGCTGTTGGCAGCAGGCTGCACATTCAGCGCAATCCACTTGCCGGGCAGGTCGGTGGTCTGCGTGGTGTAGTTGCGGCCGTTGTACTCATAGGTGACGTTGAAACCTATGGTGCGGTTTTGGTAGAAGGTTTGAGTGCTGCACTGGCGCACGGTTTGGTACTGGGCCGGGCCAGTCGCTTCGACTTGATTGCCCAGCATCGCGCCGCCAATCAGGCCCGCGCCTGTGGCTGCTGCACGGCCACCGCCTCCACCAATCGCATTGCCCAACAGACCGCCAGCAATGGCGCCGACCACAGCGCCCGCGCCACTGGGACGTGGGGCGACCGCCACTTGCTGGTCGCTGCATACCTGCTGAGGCACGGCCACTTGCTGGGTGATGGGGGTGGTGGACAGCACGCGGCCTTGCTCTTGCGCAAAGGCACTGCCAGCGAAACTGGTCGCTGCCGCGGCTGTAAAGGTCAAAACTGCCAGAGTTTTCATCAAA is part of the Comamonas sp. Y33R10-2 genome and harbors:
- a CDS encoding pyrimidine/purine nucleoside phosphorylase; translation: MTTETIANVSLTTQANVYFDGKCVSHSFTLADGTKKSVGVVLPATLTFGTAAAEIMECVGGSCEYKLDGSDEWKKSAAGESFHIAANSKFDIRVTEAYHYICHYA
- a CDS encoding glycine zipper 2TM domain-containing protein; protein product: MKTLAVLTFTAAAATSFAGSAFAQEQGRVLSTTPITQQVAVPQQVCSDQQVAVAPRPSGAGAVVGAIAGGLLGNAIGGGGGRAAATGAGLIGGAMLGNQVEATGPAQYQTVRQCSTQTFYQNRTIGFNVTYEYNGRNYTTQTTDLPGKWIALNVQPAANSTSYNSAAYNSNGYNSNQAPMQGAYSTSYPQDNQGSYTTSYPNTYQTGYQNSYQSGYYAPQPVTPTYSSSSSYSATDFVGPLLLGAVIGAGAYYATRQSHYYRGYGGYGGYRHGYGGHGWRR